Proteins found in one Paenibacillus borealis genomic segment:
- a CDS encoding phytoene desaturase family protein, producing MSRVAVVGSGIGGLTAALLLTRQGHEVVMYERASQAGGRVAFEEQGRYRIDRGPTIVLLPEMLLDILEEGGLPRGSLELLRCDPLYRVHFRSGRVLTKFAGAAEQAEEIDRLYPGEGKGFLRFMKDMSQLYPKGRASFLERGYKNGREFFSPANLSLMVRLRAYRSLRSAVGQYFRHEELRDAFSLQSLYIGGAPFRTPGIYTMLPYAEHAFGIWMLKGGYSTLPQIIARELEGRGVQIHTSTEVDSLMVEGGRCRGVVVQGRQITYDAVLYNGDFPHIEKLLPSGLFKQDKNLAGTTNKTSGATDKPIRRGSFTPSSGCLLIYAAVSKRWPQSQVHQFFLPDNLDSSLHEVFDRGQIPADSSYYVFNPVVLDDSAAPPGESMLYFLVPVPAATDKDWEDIAEALAGKVLRDAEKRGFPGLTASIVWRKLRTPADARKEGLYGGGSFGIAPLLSQSGVFRPQPKPYPLQGLYAAGASVHPGGGVPIVMQGARLAVQELIKEMSGHGE from the coding sequence ATGAGCCGTGTAGCCGTTGTGGGCAGCGGAATTGGCGGGCTGACCGCAGCGCTGCTGCTTACCCGGCAGGGGCATGAGGTTGTAATGTACGAGCGCGCAAGCCAGGCGGGCGGGCGCGTCGCCTTTGAAGAACAGGGCCGCTACCGGATAGACCGCGGGCCGACCATCGTGCTGCTGCCGGAGATGCTTCTGGATATTCTGGAGGAAGGCGGGCTGCCGCGCGGAAGTCTGGAGCTGCTGCGCTGTGATCCGCTTTACCGGGTTCACTTCAGGAGCGGGCGAGTATTGACCAAATTTGCGGGGGCCGCGGAGCAGGCAGAGGAGATTGACCGGCTGTATCCTGGAGAAGGCAAGGGCTTCCTGCGGTTTATGAAAGATATGTCACAGCTGTATCCAAAGGGCAGGGCATCGTTTCTGGAGAGAGGCTATAAGAACGGACGCGAATTTTTCAGCCCGGCTAATTTGTCGCTGATGGTCCGTCTTCGGGCATACAGAAGTCTGCGCTCGGCAGTCGGGCAATATTTCCGGCATGAGGAGCTAAGGGATGCCTTCTCCCTGCAGAGCCTGTATATCGGCGGAGCCCCTTTCCGTACACCGGGAATCTATACGATGCTTCCCTACGCTGAGCATGCCTTCGGTATCTGGATGCTGAAGGGGGGATATAGCACCCTGCCGCAGATCATTGCCCGGGAGCTGGAGGGCCGCGGAGTACAGATTCATACCAGTACAGAAGTGGATTCCCTGATGGTAGAAGGAGGAAGATGCCGCGGGGTCGTCGTTCAAGGCCGGCAGATAACCTATGATGCTGTGCTGTATAACGGTGACTTCCCGCATATTGAGAAGCTGCTTCCGTCCGGGTTGTTTAAGCAGGACAAGAATCTAGCCGGAACTACAAATAAGACAAGCGGCGCTACTGATAAACCGATCCGGCGCGGCAGCTTCACACCTTCCTCAGGCTGCCTGCTCATCTATGCAGCTGTGTCCAAGCGTTGGCCGCAGTCTCAGGTTCACCAGTTCTTCTTGCCTGACAATCTGGATAGCAGTCTCCATGAGGTGTTTGACCGCGGGCAGATTCCTGCAGATTCTTCTTATTATGTGTTCAATCCGGTAGTGCTGGACGACAGTGCGGCTCCTCCCGGAGAAAGTATGCTCTATTTCCTTGTCCCTGTTCCGGCAGCAACGGATAAGGATTGGGAGGATATCGCCGAAGCGCTGGCCGGCAAGGTGCTCAGGGATGCCGAGAAGCGCGGATTCCCGGGGCTTACCGCCAGTATAGTCTGGCGCAAGCTTAGAACGCCGGCGGATGCCCGGAAGGAAGGGCTGTACGGGGGCGGCAGCTTCGGAATTGCCCCGTTGTTAAGCCAATCGGGTGTATTCCGGCCCCAGCCGAAGCCTTATCCGCTCCAAGGCCTGTATGCCGCAGGAGCATCCGTCCATCCCGGCGGGGGTGTGCCGATTGTAATGCAAGGAGCCAGGCTGGCGGTTCAAGAACTGATAAAGGAGATGAGCGGTCATGGTGAATGA
- a CDS encoding phytoene desaturase family protein, which produces MTGPKRTAKVAIIGAGPGGLAAAMLLAAEGYAVDLYEKQDTVGGRSGELKLGGYRFDRGATFLMMPHLLEELFALAGRSVHDYVSLKPLDPLYSLHFGDTVFTPSTDQEQTAGEIERLFPGNGSGYRRFMADEADKLERVIPLLQRPFQSLGDYMKRDVLHALPKLNAADNVYNRLSRYFDDERLRFSFTFQAKYLGMSPWECPGTFTILSYMEHRYGLYHPIGGINRVLQAMSKVIQEHGGQVHTSSGVKRIVVKNGHAAGLLLENGERVDADYVVIGADFGSAMTQLFEPGILKRYTPGKVARKRYSCSTAMLYLGVDGEVELGHHSVHFSANYRRNVEEITKLGVLSEDPSIYVHNPSVTDKTLAPPGKSSLYVLMPVPNLSAEINWQQESAEVEAQMMERLEQIPQLAGLTGRVEERLFFSPLDWQNKLNVYNGATFNLAHNLGQMMHLRPHNTFEEVRGIWLVGGGTHPGSGLPTIFESAKISARLLREHDQALRGSFTVPAGATGAGAGVPL; this is translated from the coding sequence TTGACTGGACCCAAACGTACCGCAAAAGTTGCAATAATAGGCGCAGGACCGGGCGGACTGGCCGCAGCTATGCTGCTGGCCGCCGAAGGCTACGCAGTGGATCTATATGAGAAGCAGGATACGGTTGGCGGAAGATCAGGAGAGCTCAAGCTGGGCGGGTACCGTTTTGACCGGGGGGCTACCTTTTTGATGATGCCGCATCTGCTGGAGGAGCTGTTCGCCCTGGCAGGACGTTCCGTGCATGATTATGTATCCTTGAAGCCGCTTGACCCGCTATATTCACTCCATTTCGGAGATACCGTGTTTACACCTTCTACAGACCAGGAACAGACTGCCGGAGAGATTGAGCGGCTGTTTCCCGGCAACGGGAGCGGCTACCGCCGGTTTATGGCCGATGAAGCCGATAAGCTGGAGAGAGTCATTCCGCTGCTGCAGCGTCCGTTCCAATCCCTGGGCGATTATATGAAAAGAGATGTATTGCACGCGTTGCCTAAGCTGAACGCCGCAGATAATGTATACAACCGGCTGTCCCGGTATTTTGACGATGAACGGCTGCGGTTCTCGTTTACCTTTCAGGCTAAATATCTGGGGATGTCGCCCTGGGAATGTCCCGGTACGTTCACGATCCTGTCCTACATGGAGCACCGTTACGGCTTGTACCATCCGATAGGCGGAATTAACCGTGTCCTTCAGGCGATGTCTAAGGTGATTCAGGAGCATGGCGGGCAAGTGCACACCTCCAGCGGAGTGAAGCGCATAGTCGTCAAGAACGGGCATGCGGCAGGATTGCTGCTGGAGAACGGGGAGCGGGTGGATGCGGATTACGTTGTGATCGGGGCCGACTTCGGCTCTGCGATGACGCAGCTGTTCGAGCCCGGCATTCTGAAGCGGTACACCCCCGGCAAGGTTGCCCGGAAAAGATACTCCTGTTCAACAGCCATGCTGTATCTGGGTGTCGATGGAGAGGTGGAGCTGGGTCACCATTCTGTTCATTTCTCCGCCAATTACCGGCGTAATGTCGAAGAAATTACTAAGCTGGGGGTATTATCCGAAGACCCTTCCATATACGTCCATAATCCGTCGGTTACCGATAAGACGCTGGCGCCGCCGGGCAAGTCTTCGCTCTATGTGCTGATGCCGGTGCCTAATCTGAGTGCAGAGATCAACTGGCAGCAGGAGAGTGCGGAAGTTGAAGCGCAGATGATGGAGCGTCTGGAGCAGATCCCTCAGCTTGCAGGATTAACGGGACGGGTGGAAGAGCGGCTGTTCTTCTCTCCGCTGGACTGGCAGAACAAGCTGAATGTATATAACGGCGCAACCTTCAATCTGGCCCATAATCTGGGGCAGATGATGCATTTGCGGCCGCATAACACCTTCGAGGAGGTGCGCGGCATCTGGCTGGTCGGAGGCGGAACCCATCCGGGCAGCGGCTTGCCAACGATCTTCGAGTCGGCCAAGATCAGTGCGCGGCTGCTGCGTGAGCATGACCAGGCCCTGCGAGGCAGCTTCACCGTGCCGGCCGGCGCTACCGGCGCGGGCGCGGGGGTTCCGCTATGA
- a CDS encoding MerR family transcriptional regulator, which translates to MRYIVYSIKQVVEMLDIPSVTLRAWENRYQAVVPERTESGYRLYSQENIEDLRWLKEQTEKQGISISHAVRMLKMRKQKHLDERLNASGGDPRDAIDKMKQQIYTALHEIQGERADALIDFGFSLYGYEAMVYQVLVPVLVKVGDAWEEGTATVAQEHYMTHMISNRLSQFFHVFPVYAHLPKVLAFCPAGEHHQIGLLLFSLFLRKNGVEVIYLGANTPEEGVMDLLEKQGRIGAVCLSVTDEELVPYCEDLLKRLGSLHPELQFIVGGKAYETAGPQATRATYKLDEPPEQWQAWFDREFAGIQHRI; encoded by the coding sequence GTGAGATACATCGTGTATTCCATCAAACAGGTCGTCGAAATGCTCGATATTCCTTCTGTCACTCTGCGGGCGTGGGAGAACAGGTATCAGGCTGTTGTTCCGGAACGTACCGAATCCGGATACAGGCTGTACAGCCAGGAGAATATCGAGGACCTTCGCTGGTTGAAGGAACAGACGGAGAAGCAGGGCATCAGTATTTCCCATGCCGTGCGGATGCTGAAGATGCGTAAGCAGAAACATCTGGATGAACGTCTGAACGCGTCGGGCGGCGACCCCAGAGATGCCATTGACAAAATGAAGCAGCAGATCTATACAGCATTACACGAAATTCAGGGCGAACGGGCGGATGCATTAATTGATTTCGGGTTCTCGCTGTATGGCTATGAGGCAATGGTGTATCAGGTGCTTGTGCCGGTTCTGGTCAAGGTTGGCGATGCCTGGGAAGAAGGGACGGCAACGGTAGCCCAGGAGCATTATATGACACATATGATCTCTAACCGGCTGTCCCAGTTTTTTCATGTGTTTCCCGTTTATGCGCATTTGCCGAAGGTGCTCGCCTTTTGTCCGGCGGGAGAACATCATCAGATAGGACTGCTGCTGTTCTCGCTTTTTCTACGTAAGAACGGGGTTGAGGTCATTTACCTGGGGGCCAATACGCCCGAGGAAGGCGTTATGGATCTGCTGGAGAAGCAAGGCCGGATCGGGGCGGTATGCCTGTCCGTTACGGATGAAGAGCTTGTGCCGTACTGTGAGGATTTGCTTAAACGGCTCGGCAGCCTGCACCCGGAGCTGCAGTTCATTGTCGGCGGCAAAGCGTATGAAACGGCTGGTCCGCAAGCCACCAGGGCGACCTATAAGCTGGATGAGCCCCCGGAGCAGTGGCAAGCCTGGTTTGACCGGGAGTTTGCCGGAATACAACATCGAATATAG
- a CDS encoding phospholipase D family protein translates to MNQGSRSITPEQSQLTIASGAITTPRKRKPQLILRRRSKILIAVVLLFIWLAGVMIYQTHKPLPPGLSTESLAYKVENVAFWHDLTYQDSSGAEAREEQILPRILQIIGESREFLVIDLFLFNNYTHTDQQFPAVSQELTDKLVAQKAAYPGLEIVFITDEVNTNYGSAPNSLLEEMKAAGIKVIMTDVDALRDSTPAYSAVWRTFIQWFGQSGKGWIPNLMASGGPDITARSYLKLLNVKANHRKVVLSENTALISSGNVHDASAYHSNIALEVQGPIQADILQSEQAAADLSGAGPLLSKTPEFKPQASTTGEPQSEVRYLTEGKVYKYALEGINAAQKGDVVWMGMFYLADDGIIDALLEADARGAEVRLLLDPNQNAFGRDKIGIPNRPVAMELSRKSAGSIAIRWYNTGKEQYHTKLLFIAKATGNSIVLGGSTNFTARNLDDYNLENNLWVSVPQGQPLYAEMESYFNRLWNNEGAEYSLPLEEYQSEITWMKYILYRMQTRLGFTTF, encoded by the coding sequence ATGAATCAAGGCAGCCGCTCCATCACACCTGAACAGTCGCAGCTAACCATAGCTTCCGGTGCGATCACGACACCCCGCAAGCGGAAGCCGCAGCTTATCCTGCGCCGCCGCTCCAAAATACTGATTGCCGTCGTCCTTCTCTTTATATGGCTTGCCGGGGTAATGATCTACCAGACCCATAAACCGCTGCCTCCCGGGCTTTCAACCGAGAGCCTTGCTTATAAGGTGGAGAACGTAGCCTTCTGGCATGATCTGACCTATCAGGACAGCAGCGGGGCTGAAGCAAGAGAAGAGCAGATTCTCCCGAGAATCCTGCAGATTATCGGAGAGTCCAGAGAATTCCTCGTAATCGATCTGTTCCTGTTCAATAATTATACCCACACAGACCAGCAGTTCCCTGCAGTCAGCCAGGAGCTTACCGATAAGCTTGTCGCTCAGAAAGCCGCCTATCCCGGGCTGGAAATCGTCTTCATCACCGACGAGGTAAATACAAATTACGGTTCCGCCCCCAATTCCCTGCTGGAAGAGATGAAAGCCGCCGGAATCAAGGTTATTATGACGGATGTGGATGCGCTGCGTGATTCGACCCCGGCCTACTCCGCAGTATGGCGCACCTTCATTCAGTGGTTCGGACAATCCGGCAAGGGCTGGATTCCGAATCTTATGGCCAGCGGAGGACCCGATATTACCGCACGTTCGTATCTGAAGCTGCTCAATGTCAAGGCCAATCACCGTAAAGTAGTGCTCAGCGAGAACACCGCACTGATCTCTTCCGGGAACGTGCATGATGCCAGCGCCTATCACTCCAATATTGCCCTTGAGGTGCAGGGCCCCATTCAGGCCGATATTCTGCAGAGCGAGCAGGCTGCCGCTGACCTCTCGGGAGCGGGCCCATTGCTGAGCAAGACACCGGAATTCAAGCCGCAAGCCAGCACCACCGGAGAGCCGCAGTCCGAAGTACGCTATTTAACGGAGGGCAAGGTATACAAGTACGCGCTGGAGGGCATTAACGCTGCACAAAAGGGGGATGTCGTCTGGATGGGCATGTTCTATCTGGCGGACGACGGAATTATTGATGCCCTGCTTGAGGCGGATGCCCGCGGTGCTGAAGTAAGGCTGCTGCTGGACCCCAATCAGAATGCCTTCGGGCGGGACAAGATCGGCATCCCGAACCGCCCGGTTGCGATGGAGCTGAGCCGGAAGTCGGCAGGGAGTATCGCAATCCGCTGGTACAATACGGGCAAGGAGCAGTATCACACCAAGCTGTTGTTCATTGCCAAGGCGACCGGCAACTCCATCGTCCTGGGCGGATCAACGAATTTCACAGCCCGTAATCTGGACGACTACAATCTGGAGAATAACCTTTGGGTATCCGTGCCGCAGGGGCAGCCGCTATATGCTGAAATGGAGAGCTACTTCAACCGTTTGTGGAATAACGAGGGTGCCGAGTACAGCCTGCCGCTGGAGGAATATCAGAGTGAGATTACGTGGATGAAGTACATCCTCTACCGGATGCAGACCCGCCTCGGGTTCACTACTTTCTGA
- the cls gene encoding cardiolipin synthase — protein MRRGLQALVIIGAMLAFYYFGFGIFGSTAGTIISIFSTLTVISIGLGIFMENRNPSTTMSWILLLALIPVLGLVFYFLFGQNVFKRRKYDKKAQRDLMAYERIENDALRMHQDWSVFSPGRQKLLGLSQRLARTPISFSSETRILTNGEETFGTLLLELRQAQHHIHMEYYIFRADHIGTRIQQILIEKARAGVAVRFMYDAVGSMQLSRAFLKELSDAGVQVAAYGNSTSFFSSRVNYRNHRKIVVIDGDVGFMGGLNVGDEYLSRSKTYGFWRDTHMLLRGEAVRTMQIIFLQDWMHTTGEKILEQDYLSPQLRFTTGDGAVQIIASGPDNERRALKNIFFSMITSAEKSVWIASPYFIPDEDILTALRVAAMSGLDVRLLFPAKPDKWLPFLASHSYFPALLESGVKIYEYEKGFIHSKLLIADGEIATIGTANMDMRSFHLNFEVNALLLQTESVSRIVADFERDLLSTRQIVHETFMDKRLLERLLESAARLMSPLL, from the coding sequence ATGAGAAGAGGACTGCAGGCTTTAGTCATCATAGGAGCTATGCTTGCTTTTTATTATTTCGGATTCGGGATTTTCGGCAGTACAGCCGGCACCATCATCAGTATTTTCTCCACATTAACAGTCATCTCTATCGGGCTTGGTATTTTCATGGAGAACCGCAATCCATCTACAACAATGTCCTGGATTTTGCTATTGGCGCTAATTCCGGTGCTGGGACTCGTTTTCTATTTTTTGTTCGGACAAAATGTGTTCAAACGGCGCAAATACGATAAGAAAGCGCAGCGCGATCTGATGGCGTATGAACGGATTGAGAATGACGCGCTGCGCATGCATCAGGACTGGTCGGTGTTCAGTCCCGGACGCCAGAAGCTGCTGGGATTATCGCAGCGGCTGGCACGCACGCCTATCTCCTTCAGCTCAGAGACGCGGATCCTCACCAATGGTGAAGAGACCTTCGGCACGCTGCTGCTTGAGCTGCGGCAGGCCCAGCATCATATTCATATGGAATATTATATTTTCCGGGCGGACCATATCGGCACACGCATTCAGCAGATTCTGATCGAGAAGGCCCGTGCGGGCGTAGCTGTCCGGTTTATGTATGATGCGGTCGGAAGCATGCAGCTCTCCAGAGCCTTCCTCAAAGAGCTGAGTGATGCCGGAGTTCAAGTAGCTGCTTATGGCAATTCCACGTCCTTTTTCTCCAGCCGGGTGAATTACCGGAATCACCGCAAGATTGTTGTCATCGACGGCGATGTCGGATTCATGGGCGGATTGAATGTCGGGGATGAATACCTGAGCCGCAGCAAGACCTATGGATTCTGGCGCGATACGCATATGCTGCTGAGAGGTGAAGCGGTGCGGACGATGCAGATTATCTTCCTGCAGGACTGGATGCACACCACCGGCGAGAAGATTCTGGAGCAGGATTATCTCTCCCCGCAGCTGCGCTTCACGACCGGAGACGGAGCGGTGCAGATTATTGCCAGCGGACCGGATAATGAACGGCGTGCGCTGAAGAATATCTTCTTCTCCATGATTACCTCCGCGGAGAAGTCGGTTTGGATCGCCAGTCCGTACTTTATCCCCGATGAGGATATTCTGACCGCACTGCGTGTAGCCGCAATGTCGGGACTGGATGTACGCCTGCTGTTCCCGGCCAAGCCGGATAAATGGCTTCCGTTCCTCGCCTCACATTCCTATTTCCCGGCGCTGCTGGAATCGGGAGTGAAGATCTACGAATATGAGAAAGGCTTCATCCACTCGAAGCTGCTGATCGCGGACGGGGAGATTGCGACCATCGGCACGGCCAATATGGACATGCGCAGCTTCCACCTGAACTTCGAGGTGAATGCGCTGCTGCTGCAGACCGAGAGCGTCTCGCGCATTGTCGCAGACTTCGAACGCGATCTGCTGTCTACGCGGCAGATTGTCCATGAGACCTTCATGGATAAACGGCTGCTGGAGCGGCTGCTGGAATCGGCAGCCCGCCTGATGTCTCCGCTGCTGTAG
- a CDS encoding TetR/AcrR family transcriptional regulator: MTAKSITKKEQIIKTAMQLFAVKGSSSTSMQEIAELCGISKGSLYLLFKSKEELERSIYIYCFRMIHDPLQREEQEVRRTPREQLRNQIEILLSHVYELREFLQRQFQELAGKGHTEIPEWVQKNNAGLLLWFQNKLELMYGREILPYAGELCLLSHGMINSSIKLLFGGETSVSIPDLADRLVDWLDILVAGLLAGQPAPLISSAVLARWADSSGESQRQNPLQLIKAMKLLLSDAASSEQDTAEDGLESLNILESEILTSHPRKAIIQGMLANLQGYPVLAGELSTLKKLFSPYMQTSCGLH; the protein is encoded by the coding sequence GTGACCGCTAAAAGTATTACAAAAAAAGAGCAAATCATCAAGACAGCAATGCAGCTATTCGCTGTAAAAGGTTCATCCTCCACCTCCATGCAGGAGATTGCCGAATTATGCGGGATCTCCAAGGGAAGTCTCTATCTGTTATTCAAATCCAAGGAGGAGCTCGAACGCAGCATTTACATATATTGCTTCCGGATGATCCATGATCCCTTGCAGCGTGAAGAACAGGAAGTCCGGAGAACCCCGCGGGAGCAGCTGCGCAACCAGATTGAAATTCTGCTTAGTCATGTATACGAGCTGCGCGAGTTTTTGCAGCGCCAATTCCAGGAGCTCGCCGGCAAAGGCCATACTGAAATTCCGGAATGGGTGCAAAAGAACAACGCAGGGCTGCTGCTCTGGTTCCAGAATAAGCTGGAGCTTATGTATGGACGTGAGATTCTGCCTTATGCCGGGGAGCTGTGCCTGCTCAGTCACGGCATGATCAACTCCAGCATCAAGCTGTTGTTTGGAGGAGAGACCTCCGTCTCCATCCCTGACCTTGCCGACCGCCTGGTGGACTGGCTGGATATTCTGGTTGCCGGCCTGCTTGCCGGACAGCCCGCTCCCCTGATCTCTTCCGCAGTCCTGGCCCGATGGGCGGATAGTTCCGGGGAGAGCCAGCGCCAGAACCCGCTCCAGCTGATCAAGGCTATGAAGCTGCTGCTTAGCGATGCTGCAAGTTCTGAACAGGACACTGCAGAAGACGGGCTGGAATCACTGAACATTCTGGAAAGCGAAATCCTTACCTCGCACCCCCGCAAGGCGATTATTCAGGGCATGCTCGCTAATCTCCAAGGGTACCCTGTACTGGCAGGAGAACTCAGTACGCTGAAGAAGCTATTTTCTCCCTATATGCAGACTTCCTGCGGGCTTCATTAA